CTCCCCTCCCTCTACCCCAAGCACTTTATGTGGGTGGGAGGTACCAATCATTCTTATATGGCATTATCAATATAACATTTCTATTGTGTCAACCAAGAATTAGTGTCGACCATATTTAAAACATTGTACAACCTCATCTGAGCCACAAGAATCCACTTTTAGAGGGATAAAATGCAATTAAAAGATGTTCACTGCAAAGCTTGAACAATGTCATATCAAAGTGATCTATCTGTGAATCAAAACTAACATGTAGCCAACTGAACTTTTGGTGAGGGCTCATggtcaaaaaattgaactagaagaaataatttataaacaGTTAGGAAGACTAAACCCCAAAAATTAGGGTCAGATCAAGAAATTGCAAATCATCTTTAAACAACGGAATGAAATAATATATAGGAGGGCAAAGCACAACAATAGTGGCCAAGAAATAGGTAACATGATAATTTCATCATACAAATAACAAAGACATAGTAGAGGCTTGGAGAACAAGCGGTTGACAACTAATTTGGAAGCTTCAAGAAGTAATAGAGACTTgtatttattagttattttctTGTGCATGTACTAGCTTGTAGTAGTTCTATGATTACTATGATGTTGTATATGATAAATTGTTGATCAGTTTTTTACAGAGAGATGAATTGTGACCTGGTTGGAGTCTAGAGATGGTGTAAGTTCCCATGAACCATAAActtataattatgtaaattttggTCTTTAGTTCTTTTCAACAACCAAAAATTCTAGAATGAACTCACTTGTAGCCATGGCTGAAACTCTGAAAAAAAGTACTAAGAGCTTCCATAAATGCCACAGAAAGTGTAGCTGCTGATGCAACCTGGGAGGAAGAGGCATCctgtaacccaaaaaaaaaaaaaaaaaaaaggcatgagAAACTAGCATTATCTTTCTGGAAATGAGAAACTTCAAGCCAACAaaatgcaataaataaataagaaaatagttCCAATAATATTTAGAGACTCTTTgaccttctctctcttcctaaggtttctctttcctttttctttttcttttttttggtgtgtgtgtgtgtgtgtgtgtttttttttttttgggggggggggggggggggagattaATCTAAAACGACTGTAAACTACGAAGAGTTGAAACATTCAACTAAGTTTTGTAACCAACCTTCAAGTGATACACAAGCACAGGAGAATTGAAAATATGTTTTCTTGCTTAGTTTACAAGAATCGATTGGCTAACacaaaaactaaaccaaaacaTTCAGAAAGCCTAATTCAGAAAATGAGCCATGGATCCAACCAAATATATGAGTTCAAGGAGGCACATACCTTAAATGCATCAGGGAGTACCTCTGCAACTACCATCCAGATCATACATCCAGCAGCAAATCCCGTACAGAAAGGCAAAAACTTGTTAAATGCATCAGCACATATAAATGAAGGCACTGCTACGAGAGGCTGCAATACAAAATATGCTAAAAGCCATTGAGTTAAAGATATTCTAATTCATATAGAGATATTTAGAATGTTCAGATTCTACTCTTGTTCACCACTCAAAATAAACTTTAATTTCCTTTTGCTTTCACCTCTAAATGAGTATATGCACTTGAAAGTGCAACTTGGACTAGGTTCACTTAGTATGGCATCAACCGAAAGTAAAACAAACCCGTTAagggttcctttattttttttaactaaaatgaAGATCATATTAGTGAGCAAAACTTTAATTTCCTTTTGCTTTAACCTCTGGATGAGTATATGCACTTGAAAGTGCAACTTGGACTAGCTTCATTTAGTATAGCATCAACTGAAAGTAAAACAAACCCTGAAAGTAAAACAAACCCATTAAaggttcctaattttttttaactgaactGAAGATCATATTTTCTTGCAAAGCCCTACCCATGTTTGAatgggttgtttggattttgaaatTCTATGATTGATACAAGAATAGGTCATCATTCTACATAGTCTATTTTAAaggttcttttttaaataaaaaaaaaggcttatgGGCTTAGGCATACAGCTCATCACAATGATTCATGGCTTCATACAGGGGCAAGAAATCTTGTTCCCTTTTATTAAGGAAGTGAGAGTAAAAGGTAGCACAACGGGCCAACATAAGATATAATTCAGTTCGCACAAATATCTTAGCAGATCTTCGTATCTGTTCTGTTTCCCCTGACTCTTCATGCACGGTGAGGTCTCCACTCACACATTAATATTATAAAGTTATAAGTGAATTGCTCCTCAGGTTCAATATGGTTCCTACCTATCAATACAGTACCCAAGCAGACACAGATCTTTTGATACAAAAGACGAATGATCTGACACAAAGAAACCAACAAATCATCCATAGGGATTGGGTTGGACTCACAGAGTTCCATTTGCATCCCTCCACCAGAAACATGGAGGTTCAAAGCAAGTGTCCAGAGAACTTTGGACACTAGCTTTTTCTTCATTTGGAGTACATTGTGTTATGCCTAAGAGGGTGGTGGATTTATTGGCTTGTTAGAAGAGGCGGCTTGCTAGACATCTTAATGGAGACATTTGGAATGCAATCCCTCTTTGTGTAATGTGGATCatttggagggaaagaaatGGACGGACCTTTGAAGACACTGAACAACCTATGCTAGTGGTGAAGTTGGTTGCACACTTTATATGAGTTAATGGCAACTATAAGTGGTCATTCCTTCTCTAGattgttagaattttttagattcctgtaatttttttaattccaatatACTGCTAGTACACCTCCTGTGTACTGTTGTTATCTCTTTTTCCCTTCAGGATTAATAAAAGTtacttatttatcaaaaaaaaaaaccatactaAGATCATTTAACAAAACATAAAGGGCATTGCAAAAGTCACTGTATAAAGCTAGAATGgaagaaaaattttacaaactgagATAGAGTTGATCTTCCCAGACCTTACATTTATccctaatttattttcttaatgtGGAGAGACCCAGTTGATCTTAGAATACTTTTCGCCTTTAACAATGTGAGAGATAAATATTCTCAAAAGTACAACGGATTAGAAAGCATAACATATTACCTGAGGTAATGAAGTAATTACACTCCATAACATGGCTTTCTGTGGAGAAACACCCCTTGATGCAAGCACCATACTCACAGCTAATCCCTCGGGGATATTGTGCACAGCAATAGCCAAAGTCACTAAAAGACCTTGAGAGAACCCCTTTGAGCCAGCAAATGAAACACCAACACCAGAGCCTTCCCCGAATGAATGAAGTGTCATTATGCCAATAACAAGAATGACTTTAGCTGCATCTGCACCTTTTATGTCCAACATGCTTACTTCCCCATATTGTTCAAGAAGCTGAAACCCAAAAGGTGAGTAAGAAATAGTTAGATCTTATAGACCTTACCTTATGTAATATGTATTAGGCATATATTGGCAGGACTTAGGTCTTTTTCTGTTCAAGTTTCTTCACATGCCATATTGACACCTACCAAGCTGATATTGTAGTTACTTACACTGCCTtatccttcttctttatttagTAAGTTACAGTCACCCCATGGGTCTTGAATCCACAACCTTTACCAATATTCAGAAAAGCAATCAAGCATGTTTACAAGTATTCATAATAAGAAAGATGAGGCCAACAGCCTCGTAGATCAACTAGCACTTCCTTTGTTGATTTAAatccccccctcccccattgtaactattgaattatcaaaaacagAATGATGAGAAGCAGAAAATTCTAAATTCCCAATGAAAGGGGAAACCagaaaatgatgtgaaaaatgGAAGACCAAAGTCATCACCTTTTTACAGAGCCAAATGAATATTCCACCAGCTAAAAGCCCAATCACAACCCAATTTCCACCATCATGCCCCCGCTGCCCTTCCTCTATGAGATCAAAACTCGCAGCCAACATCACACCAGCAGCCATTCCATTGCATATTCCAGCCCACTGTGGATCAAGCTCCACAAAGAAGAATGGCACTGCACCTAAACCAGTAGCAGCAGCCATTGCCAGTGTAAATAACGCAACTGTTGACCATGAAACTTTGCTGCTTCCACCCTTAGTCTCTCCCAACACCTTATCAGTATCCTGAAAACTGAAAGAATTCTCTGTAACAGTGCCATCTATAACATTATTTCCTACATCCTTATGTGGAGCGGTTCTCAGCTTTCTAGAAATTTCATGTTCAACCTCTGCAGTagcaaaaacaaagaacaatatAGAGGAGAGCAGCAAGAATAACAGGGGTCCCTTAAATCTCAACTGCATTTTCATTTGTAAAGATGCAACAAAATAATCATCCAAAATCTCAAGCAACTCAAAATATATCCTTCCAATGAAGTAATCAAAAACACTGGTCTCTCGACTCTCCCCGACTGCAAATCATACAGCGAACAACGTTTCCTCGTATTAGCAGCTTCCAGAACCCCTAATTCAGAGAGCACCCAGAAGCCAATTTAGGTGCAGGCACCAGTCCTTGTTGGATGCCAGCTTTAGCTGCAATACAAGATCAGATTTTCAGATGCTTGATAGAATTACATTACCAAAACATAAACATTATAAGAATTACCAATAACTTAAGGAAcaaacaagataaaaaaaaaaaaaaaaaattgaaggaattCAATGGAATTAATCACAAAATCTCGTCTAAAGATGATAACTTTTTTCTAAATCAAAGAATACCCAATTCCACAATCAACAGCCTCTCCAACATTCCACTTTGAACCCATCAAAATTAACAACTAGAACATAGAAATTAAAAGGCTAAACTTGATAATCTTGATCAATGCCCCCATCaaagaattcaaaattcaaGTCCAAAGAGAGAGACAATTCTACCATTTTTCGTttcctcaaagaaaaaaaaaaatttgaaattgcaGATACTAGTCAACACATGAGAGGATCAGAGAGAATCCGATCAtgaaaattaagagaaaatcaaagaaaagaaaataatggaacTTACCAATACAGACAAAAAGAGGGAAAGCGCGTAGGTTccaaaacaaaggaaaggaaTAGATTCAATAGAATAAAACCGCCGAGTTAGTGAGTCACAGCAGGGTGTGTCAAAAACCCGGCGATTTTAAAGAATCGGTGAAGGTAGGTTCCAAAGGAAACCTTCAACAAAACCAATCCTGTtaattatgttttaatattGAAGATAGATATACAAGTATAGTAAAATATCTAACTTTACAGTACATGGTTTAAACTTAAATGTAAATGTAATTGTGAATGAGAAACATACGAAGTTTTAGTTTATAGGAGTCTTTTCAAGGATAGATTATTATTTTGCGCCCGCACgttgttttcttttcaaccttGACCACAAACAAATACTACCAAACTTGAAAGTCCAAAAACCAGCGACTCATAAAGTCGACTTTGCTCACGCGGCACCGACCGAATTAGGAgagtaattttcttttcaatttcttttttatttatttattgataattcAATAAGTAGAATAGGAagaggaatttgaaatttgaatctttGGAAAGAGACTATTGgataatttaaaattagttaattgagTTATAAGTCTCTTGGTTAAATAACCGGTTAAGAATGAAGTTACGTCACTTTTACAGTTCTACTTGATTCTATTGCTAACCCCGCTTTTATTATACACtaattataacaaattttattttccaactttttatcaaacaaatttacaataaatcttataaatagtTATGGAAAAAGTTGTAAACCTTAACGTGGAGAGTTAAAGATTTCCATGTTGCCAATACCCATGGAAACTATTCAAACCGAGTAAATATCTTGAACCAAGATAATATGTCAACCGAGGAAGCTTAGTTTTAATGGAGAAATGGGAATCCAAGGAAAAAAGATTAGGACTGTGGAGAGATGTCTTGAGAAATACGAGCATGTGTCCTAGAAATGAAGGGaggagagaagaaggaaagctAATAAAAATGATCATATCCTTGAGTCCAGATAGAAAGGCGTTCTTCAGAATTGTTGTATCAACATTAATGATAGCCACATACTGACGATTGAAATTAATTAGCATTAAGTGTTAAGTGACTCAACTGTTCACAGGAGTTAATGAGAGCATTAAATGTAGATTAACTCAACTGTTCACGAAAGTTAATGAGAGCCTATATGCAATCATATTTTAGCCTAATTTacagataaagaaaagaaagactgGATGTCCATCATCATCACTCCTCTTTTCGCTTAGGATGAAGGCAAAAATATTGGCTATAAATACCAACCCCCTTCCTTCAGAAGAGGTCACAAAGAATAGAGTGGAGAGAAATAGTTCTTGAGAGGAGAGTCATTCATGAGGGAAAATTGTAATTCTTGAGTTCTGGTTGTGGTTCTTATgtatataaaaagaaatcttattgTATTGGTTTAAATGGATGGAGAAAAATAccaagataaaaattaatatttgcatTGAATAAATCcgttatgataaaaaaaaaaaaaaaaaaaagtgaggaaattacactttaccctcCCTAAActatccaaatgcacacttaacCCCCTAAATTATTACTCGTATAACACTTGTCTCCCTAAACTATAAGAATGCACACTTACCCCCCAAAACTATTACCTGTGTAACTCTTTGCATCACATCCTATGAATAATTGTTTAGAAAAATAAGTATGTATTCTCGTAGTTTACATGGATAAGTGTAAAAAATGTATAGTTTAATAGGGTAGGGTAAGTATAGAATAGAATATAGTTTAAGGAGGTAAGTGCAAAAGATGGTATAGTTTAGGGGGTAAAGTATAATTGCCCCCAAATGtcaatattttccttttcaaaagtcacgattaaaaaaaaaaaaaagaaaggaagttaaataaaaagaaattgacggaagaaaaaaaaaggttgactGGAGAAACtccccaaaataaaaagattgactggattctttaaaaaaaaaaaaggacttgaGAAGAGAATATGCAGAGTACAATGGAACACACTACTAATCATAGAGCTGGcacttgattttctttttcttttcccgaTCGGGTAGAACCGGATTATTATTCAAAAatcgaattattaaaattaGTGCAGTTAATTTTGAAAACAGGTATTTTATCCGTATCTCAGTTTGAAATGAGGTGTTCAGCTTTGGTTGGGTAAATCACACTTATTATTTCCCTTAATATgaccctttaatttttttttattataattaccataattttaatttatggtatataatttatatggtGTTCTGATTCTGACTTCCAATGTTATCCAAAGATGGTATTCCATcatggattttactaatgtgcgCCCTAAAGGTACACAATAgtaaatcaattttgaaaaagttttatcggaaattgaaaaaattttgacaactttttcaaaaatagatttgttaatgtgtgcccttaaaGTACACATGAACTGGACCCTTCAAggacacacattaaccggacccttCAATCATTTCTATATACAcgacaattttttgaatattctGTTTTTGATATCGGAATAATActaagggcatacattaaccGAACCCTTCGATCATTTCTATATACAcgacaattttttgaatattctGTTTTTAATATCGGAATAAtactaagggcacacattaaccgaaCCCTTCGATCATTTCCATATACAcgacaattttttgaattttctgtttATGGTATCAGAATAATACTAATGCGGATGCCCTGTTTGGGTGCAAATTTTGGTTATCCTGTCAAACACTCAAAATCCTCTTTTTTGGATACTAGTCCTTAATAAACTCAAAATCCTTGAGAGCGAAACTTGCGAAAGCTTCATAGGTGGCAATTCTCAGCATTTTGTCAAACCAATCCAAGTTTAAAGCATATTctgccaaaaataaataaagaagaaaatccaaGCATAGAGAGCATCACTTAGGGACGgaaccacatatatatatatatatatatatatataactaaggGGTTTGTTATAAAACTCAGTTTTAACTCCGAACTAGCATTATGCCTGTGCGATGCACAACTTAATCAAAATTTACATGTAAATAGTTTTTTCtgtattaatttacttaaaattagataatagaatagataataaaaataaattaatatttcacttttaagttatataatgaatgctTATTGTGTAAAACTAAGgtattataaaatgcatatatatattgagCTTTAAGGCTCAATCAACATAcatttaaatagaaaaaccttgaatttaataattaaaaactatccaaaacaataattgaaatcatatttaagtgaaaactcaatacaataattaagaacaatctaaattactaaaaatttaaaataatgacaaattttgcaaaaaaaaaaaaaaatttaatgacaaATTCAAATCCACGTAAGTTTGAAGTAAAGCTTACAAATTTTGCTTCATAacattggcaaaaaataatatacgaaaaaaaaaggaataaatcaTCTTACATATTCTAAAACAAACATATTTATTGCACTCTTTTaataagtaatatatatatatatatatataaatatatatatgtaaggactaaaattgGGTTGGCCCCAAAACAAGATTGGGCTCAAACCCAagcggcccaaacaataaatttgtagagcatggatGGAAGAACTAGATTTATTCCAggagaaaaacgattaaacttgGTAGTTTGAGACTGTTAGTCACAAGTAAGATCAGAAAATCTGTCCTCGGAATAGCCCAAGGAGTTTGTATTATGTTGTCTTgttcaacaataaaattatacaagaGTCACAGTCCTGTTCTTAGACAatctctcctccttcttttagtacCTTTTTCCATGTTATATATTTCAGTCTTGGTGTCGCCCCTACCACatacgtgtaggttagatttaGGGAACTCCTTCCTGTCTCATCCAGCACTTCCTAGAACtatcaactagtagctgtaaggctgcttgatcactgttcaggggtcacttccacattaatgcggctagagagttggttgggagtcatttaatgcggaggtaacagctttttgaagatatttgttgcccttCTCTTTTCTTATCCCATGTACAACGTTTAACTCTTAGTGATGATGTAACTCCGAAGTAAGTCCATGATGAAATGACACTCGAACTGACCTCGGACATATATTGTCGAGATGGCTTTTATCCTCGGACGCTTGTTGGACTTATCTCATATTGTCTCTACTCTTCTCTTCACTCCGTTCTTCTTATAATCTTGTCTGGACCTCCTCGGATGGTCTAACGTCCTCGGATCGAGCTATAGGCCCAGTTAATACTGCCTCAACAGTACTTCCTAATTATCTAgcccccacaatatatatatatatatatatatatatatatattatggtgAATATGTTTATATCatgaataagattttttttttcttatatataatttttaaattattttttaaaaataataaaaatgtttaattatcttaacccaacaaaaaaGTTACTAATTTTACTTGTTCAAGGTGGGCTTCAAATAGTCAACCAGCTTTGGTTCTTGAaatttactatttctttttctctcaaaaatttctctttaatttatattcatagaagaatacaaaatttctctttaatttatatTCATGGAAGAATACATGTTACCGATTAAAACTCTTAAAATACATATTGATAATCACAGTGAAATATCATACCAAaccctcaaaaaagaaaaatagctatcataaactttataaaaaaatacatgcaaTAAAATCAATGCCTtacaaagaataagaaaataaaatacgaaaaaaaataaataaataaaaaaaaaaaagtaacttggATGACCAAATAAAAAGTAGTTGAATGACacatagaaaagaaagaaaaaaaaaagtaacttaaatgaagcataaaaaaaaatatatatatatatatatatataaatcaacaCATAAACTCAAAGTTACAGAGAagttcctattaaaaaaaagttacaaaaaagaaattgaaaataacaattacggagaagaaattgagagaatgAAGTCTAATATATGTGCAATTTTAGCAAAAAGAGTGAAGGAAAGGTAACAACAAatatgtttttgtatttatctaaaaaattgatagaGATGTATAGAcaaaagttgataagaataattataattttgtgtcTATCCATGaggtgttttaaaaaataaaataaaaattaaatgatttttttataagaaagtaaataatgataatttattataaaaaaaaataataataatctatatatatatatatataaaaacgaatcttttgaagctcccacaattttccacgtcagcacaatatttaaattaatatttaaattaaattaaattttccacctcatcactgttttttttttccaatgcaaattagacttctagtcaaataaggacactctcccaccgcctttactctctcctatttaagaattgcttgcgTAGAAAACCTAAGCCCCAAAAACTATTCGTGGAGAAGATGATGTTTGAGGACCCTCACCACAAAGTGAATATTGAaactgacattttttttataaaggttggtcaatatcttatatttatatgtatggcCGTTGAtcaccactattttttttttttaaaattctttttattttagattttatgattAGATCtgctattattttcttttgccgcaacacaattttctccttaaaacttatttttcttcaagattttttttgagggcggctcatgcttcacaattcacatattccacttatgtattggactcctctccttcttcggtcaatgcatcaaggttagggttatttgatttgttcaataaaaattatagatttgttgctttttcttataagtttgtcaattgttgttttgtttatttaattgctaggcctgaatcttttaattaaatcttcaaatttttttaaccttttaaaagttttaatattttgaattttaacatttaaaaggtaactcatatttctctaatatttctatgttgtgtagacatattttttttgtttattatatttctccattgtgtagtcacataatttttgttttgttttaataaattcttggctcaaaatcttctaattgtttggtttacata
The DNA window shown above is from Quercus lobata isolate SW786 chromosome 7, ValleyOak3.0 Primary Assembly, whole genome shotgun sequence and carries:
- the LOC115951319 gene encoding putative zinc transporter At3g08650, which codes for MKMQLRFKGPLLFLLLSSILFFVFATAEVEHEISRKLRTAPHKDVGNNVIDGTVTENSFSFQDTDKVLGETKGGSSKVSWSTVALFTLAMAAATGLGAVPFFFVELDPQWAGICNGMAAGVMLAASFDLIEEGQRGHDGGNWVVIGLLAGGIFIWLCKKLLEQYGEVSMLDIKGADAAKVILVIGIMTLHSFGEGSGVGVSFAGSKGFSQGLLVTLAIAVHNIPEGLAVSMVLASRGVSPQKAMLWSVITSLPQPLVAVPSFICADAFNKFLPFCTGFAAGCMIWMVVAEVLPDAFKDASSSQVASAATLSVAFMEALSTFFQSFSHGYNSEDASGFFVSLLFGLGPLLGGVVLVAFALAFHLQHAFLMGTASGIAFVLGAWRPSQLLFSSKMGFMPLVLLLAMGAAFVHVTSSSVLKLASCKRTSVNNLPTVSGSPLSVHTLQSFMSCGAVAFHALAEGLALGVAAPKAPGLGRHMVLPVSLHGFPRGAAVASCIFGATDSWHGSLAAAALIGVTGPISAIGAILAGIDYTGLDHVMVFACGGLLPSFGRIIKRAVRLETRKGSCGLVVGVVFAATCLTFTKLVCLHTPYCNSAPEAVR